A part of Diceros bicornis minor isolate mBicDic1 chromosome 10, mDicBic1.mat.cur, whole genome shotgun sequence genomic DNA contains:
- the MSTN gene encoding growth/differentiation factor 8 yields the protein MQKLQIYVYIYLFMLIVAGPVDLNENSEQKENVEKEGLCNACTWRQNTKSSRIEAIKIQILSKLRLETAPNISKDAIRQLLPKAPPLRELIDQYDVQRDDSSDGSLEDDDYHATTETIITMPTESDLLMQVEGKPKCCFFKFSSKIQYNKVVKAQLWIYLRPVKTPTTVFVQILRLIKPMKDGTRYTGIRSLKLDMNPGTGIWQSIDVKTVLQNWLKQPESNLGIEIKALDENGHDLAVTFPRPGEDGLNPFLEVKVTDTPKRSRRDFGLDCDEHSTESRCCRYPLTVDFEAFGWDWIIAPKRYKANYCSGECEFVFLQKYPHTHLVHQANPRGSAGPCCTPTKMSPINMLYFNGKEQIIYGKIPAMVVDRCGCS from the exons ATGCAAAAACTGCAAATCTATGTTTATATTTACCTGTTTATGCTGATTGTTGCTGGTCCAGTGGATCTAAATGAGAACAGcgagcaaaaagaaaatgtggaaaaagAGGGGCTGTGTAATGCATGTACTTGGAGACAAAACACTAAATCTTCGCGAATAGAAGCCATAAAAATTCAAATCCTCAGTAAACTTCGCCTGGAAACAGCTCCTAACATCAGCAAAGATGCTATAAGACAACTTTTGCCCAAAGCTCCTCCGCTCCGGGAACTGATTGATCAGTATGACGTCCAGCGAGATGACAGCAGTGATGGCTCTTTGGAAGATGATGATTACCACGCGACGACGGAAACGATCATTACCATGCCTACAGAGT CTGATCTTCTAATGCAAGTGGAAGGAAAACCCAAATGTTGCTTCTTTAAATTTAGCTCtaaaatacaatacaataaaGTAGTAAAGGCCCAACTCTGGATATATCTGAGACCCGTAAAGACTCCTACTACAGTGTTTGTGCAAATCCTGAGACTCATCAAACCCATGAAAGACGGTACAAGGTATACTGGAATCCGATCTCTGAAACTTGACATGAACCCCGGCACTGGTATTTGGCAGAGCATTGATGTGAAGACAGTGTTGCAAAATTGGCTCAAACAACCTGAATCCAACTTAGGCATTGAAATCAAAGCTTTAGATGAGAATGGTCATGATCTTGCTGTAACCTTCCCAAGACCAGGAGAAGATGGGCTG AATCCCTTTTTAGAAGTCAAGGTAACAGACACACCAAAAAGATCCAGAAGAGATTTTGGACTTGACTGTGATGAGCACTCCACAGAATCTCGATGCTGTCGTTACCCTCTAACTGTGGATTTTGAAGCTTTTGGATGGGATTGGATTATTGCACCTAAAAGATATAAGGCCAATTACTGCTCTGGAGAGTGTGAATTtgtatttttacaaaaatatccTCATACTCATCTTGTACATCAAGCAAACCCAAGAGGTTCAGCAGGCCCCTGCTGTACTCCCACAAAGATGTCTCCAATTAATATGCTATATTTTAATGGCAAGGAACAAATAATATATGGGAAAATTCCAGCCATGGTAGTAGATCGCTGTGGGTGCTCATGA